Proteins encoded in a region of the Synechococcus sp. BIOS-U3-1 genome:
- a CDS encoding flotillin family protein produces the protein MFFAVGLTGAAGLWAFVVLLRQLYYICQPSEVLIFAGLGKTTGDGRKVGYRTVRGGSALRIPVLEEVMRLDLSNMIIELRVENAYSKGGIPLNVAGVANIKISGDEPGIHNAIERLIGKSQDDIRHIAKETLEGNLRGVMASLTPEQLNEDKITFARTLLEEAEDDLQKLGLVLDTLQIQNISDDVRYLDSIGRKQLVELKRDSRIAEAEATSQSAVKQAENARITSLRRLDKELAVATANAQKRIKDALTRRDALIAEVDAQVGAELARAEAELPVQEERIKQVMQQLEADVIAPAESECETMMADAKGAAASIIEQGRSQAEGLQELVTSLKRSGSDAKRLFLLQKLEPLLTMLSDTVQPIEVEEVSLIGERDGQMNLSIATLLRQLQDSTGLRLPSTTDQGSTHQPSASGSDAASN, from the coding sequence ATGTTTTTTGCAGTAGGTCTTACTGGAGCCGCAGGTCTTTGGGCGTTTGTCGTGCTTCTGCGTCAGCTTTACTACATCTGTCAGCCCAGCGAGGTGCTGATTTTTGCTGGTTTGGGCAAAACAACCGGAGACGGGCGCAAGGTGGGCTATCGCACCGTGCGCGGGGGCAGTGCTCTGCGCATCCCTGTTCTGGAAGAAGTGATGAGACTCGACCTCAGCAACATGATCATCGAGTTACGTGTGGAGAACGCCTACTCCAAAGGAGGAATCCCACTCAACGTTGCCGGAGTCGCCAATATCAAAATTTCCGGTGATGAACCTGGAATCCACAACGCGATCGAACGTCTGATCGGCAAGAGTCAGGACGACATTCGCCATATTGCAAAAGAAACCCTTGAGGGAAATCTGCGCGGAGTGATGGCCAGCCTGACTCCTGAGCAACTCAACGAAGACAAGATCACGTTCGCCAGGACCCTTCTAGAGGAGGCCGAAGATGATCTACAGAAGTTGGGGCTGGTCCTCGATACTCTCCAGATCCAGAACATCTCAGATGATGTGCGCTATCTGGATTCCATTGGTCGTAAACAATTGGTGGAACTCAAGCGAGACTCACGTATTGCAGAGGCGGAAGCCACATCTCAATCAGCCGTGAAGCAAGCTGAAAATGCACGCATCACCTCGCTACGGAGACTCGACAAAGAGCTCGCTGTGGCCACTGCCAATGCTCAGAAACGCATCAAAGATGCGCTCACTCGCCGTGATGCTTTGATCGCCGAAGTGGATGCACAGGTCGGAGCCGAACTAGCACGGGCCGAAGCCGAATTACCGGTGCAGGAAGAACGGATCAAGCAAGTGATGCAGCAACTCGAAGCCGATGTGATTGCACCTGCAGAGTCCGAGTGCGAAACGATGATGGCAGATGCAAAAGGCGCCGCGGCATCCATCATTGAGCAGGGGCGATCGCAGGCCGAAGGCCTGCAGGAACTTGTGACCTCACTGAAACGATCAGGTTCTGACGCCAAACGCCTGTTCCTGCTGCAGAAGCTGGAGCCACTACTCACGATGCTGAGCGACACGGTGCAACCCATCGAAGTGGAGGAAGTGTCCCTGATCGGAGAACGTGATGGACAAATGAACCTCTCGATCGCCACCTTGTTGCGCCAACTTCAGGACAGCACGGGTCTACGACTGCCGAGTACAACAGACCAGGGATCAACGCATCAGCCATCCGCCTCTGGATCAGACGCTGCATCGAACTGA
- a CDS encoding flotillin family protein, translating into MHNSLASEPVPIFAQRQPSSNPAAAVVTIGSAVFVAIVALTLISRWMIRICRPSEMLVVTGSRSNQGNQGVKGYRVVANGGCTFVKPILETARRMDATLLPVLVEVNNAYSKGGTPLNIQAIANVKVSTDPEIRNNAIERFLGRDNKEIVQVAKENLEGNLRSVLAQLTPEQVNEDRLRFAEQIADDVGEDLRRLGLQLDTLKIQSVYDDVDYLNSISRRRVAQIVRDAEIAEAEAIGQAERIEAEMEEVAEVVRTEADTVVIEKNNDVRTKVAQMEKQARSEEERTEAAEQEARARAEQQLQKVRAELERLRLKAEAVLPSKAQQKAQELRARGQAAATAEDVKASALVNDMLTQVWKDAGSTAELVFLLQQIEMVLEQATRLPAQLQLKRITALDGNDASSLASLVALNHKVVRQFFEQVKDILGVDLLGTLSSTGVK; encoded by the coding sequence ATGCACAACAGTTTGGCCTCGGAACCAGTCCCGATTTTTGCCCAACGACAACCAAGCAGCAACCCTGCAGCAGCAGTAGTGACAATCGGTTCCGCTGTCTTTGTGGCGATCGTTGCACTCACCCTGATCAGCCGCTGGATGATCCGCATCTGCAGACCCAGTGAAATGCTTGTGGTTACAGGCTCAAGATCTAATCAGGGAAACCAAGGCGTCAAGGGCTACCGGGTCGTTGCCAATGGCGGCTGCACCTTTGTGAAGCCCATTCTTGAGACAGCCAGGCGCATGGACGCAACCTTGCTGCCAGTCCTGGTTGAAGTGAACAACGCCTATTCAAAGGGCGGTACACCTCTCAATATTCAGGCGATCGCCAATGTGAAGGTCAGCACTGATCCCGAGATCCGCAACAACGCAATCGAACGTTTTCTCGGCCGCGACAACAAGGAGATCGTGCAGGTTGCAAAAGAAAATCTGGAAGGCAACCTTCGCAGTGTGCTGGCACAGCTAACACCGGAGCAGGTCAATGAAGACCGCCTACGTTTTGCTGAACAAATCGCCGATGATGTTGGCGAAGACCTACGCAGGCTGGGCCTACAACTGGACACCCTGAAAATCCAGAGTGTCTACGACGACGTCGACTACCTCAACTCGATCAGCCGAAGGCGCGTGGCCCAGATCGTTCGAGATGCTGAAATCGCTGAAGCAGAGGCTATCGGTCAAGCCGAGCGTATTGAAGCGGAGATGGAGGAAGTGGCTGAAGTCGTGCGCACTGAAGCCGACACCGTGGTCATTGAAAAAAACAACGACGTGCGAACCAAAGTCGCCCAAATGGAAAAACAGGCCCGCTCGGAGGAGGAGCGGACAGAAGCCGCAGAGCAGGAAGCCAGAGCGCGAGCTGAACAACAATTGCAAAAAGTGCGCGCAGAACTGGAGCGTCTACGTCTGAAGGCTGAAGCAGTTCTCCCATCCAAAGCTCAGCAAAAAGCGCAAGAGCTACGGGCTCGAGGTCAAGCAGCAGCGACTGCAGAGGATGTCAAAGCCAGCGCCCTTGTGAACGACATGCTCACTCAAGTCTGGAAAGATGCCGGCAGCACAGCTGAGCTTGTCTTTCTGCTGCAACAGATCGAGATGGTGCTTGAGCAAGCAACCCGACTACCTGCGCAGCTTCAGCTCAAACGCATCACTGCGCTCGATGGAAATGACGCATCGAGCCTGGCCAGCCTCGTGGCCTTGAACCACAAAGTGGTTCGTCAATTCTTCGAGCAAGTCAAGGACATCCTTGGCGTCGATCTGCTCGGCACCTTGTCCTCAACTGGAGTGAAGTGA
- a CDS encoding NfeD family protein has protein sequence MTWTYLICLIAGGVLITLSIAGESDGILDGDAASGIAEGGNPAVLFSTSFWSFSLAGFGLCGLLLQLFAGTTASHFNLPIALLLGVSLGWCASLTLRFLARRDANTVVLAGDLIGLEAKVTLPVSESQRGFVETSVRGSLVRRAARSICGHLDRGQSVVILRCEGTTLIVDALDMVS, from the coding sequence ATGACCTGGACCTATCTCATCTGCTTGATCGCAGGCGGAGTATTGATCACGTTGTCGATCGCAGGTGAGTCAGACGGCATCCTTGATGGTGATGCTGCAAGCGGAATCGCTGAAGGTGGAAACCCAGCTGTTCTATTCAGCACATCATTCTGGTCTTTTTCACTAGCTGGGTTTGGGCTCTGCGGCCTGCTGCTACAGCTCTTTGCAGGAACAACTGCCTCCCACTTCAACCTTCCCATCGCGCTGTTATTGGGAGTCAGCCTGGGGTGGTGCGCATCACTGACGTTGCGATTTTTAGCAAGACGTGATGCGAATACGGTCGTACTCGCGGGAGATCTGATCGGACTCGAAGCCAAAGTGACCTTGCCGGTCAGTGAAAGTCAGCGGGGCTTTGTAGAGACCTCGGTGCGCGGCAGCTTGGTAAGACGGGCAGCACGCAGTATCTGCGGTCATTTGGACCGAGGCCAGAGCGTGGTAATTCTGCGTTGTGAGGGCACCACGTTGATTGTGGATGCTCTGGACATGGTCAGTTAA
- a CDS encoding ferritin, translating to MTNSVTAQATIAVPVGPAGRAMAEPMSGDMLDLMQAHLNLERQSAAAYFAAAIWFAERELVGFAEHLRDEAKQEEQHAAKFADYLISRGQRPVLDTVEPPRQQWPDVEQVMANVFRLEADVTASVLQLYSTAEQDLDRRTSVFLDPIVDDQRLSEHEAAYLLGRVKFAANNPAAVMIIDAELREGDAKPAKLEG from the coding sequence ATGACAAATTCAGTTACCGCTCAAGCCACCATTGCCGTTCCCGTCGGTCCTGCAGGCCGTGCCATGGCCGAACCCATGTCCGGCGACATGCTGGATCTCATGCAAGCTCATCTCAACCTTGAGCGTCAGTCCGCAGCCGCCTATTTCGCTGCTGCCATCTGGTTTGCTGAACGCGAACTCGTCGGCTTTGCCGAGCATCTACGCGATGAAGCCAAGCAGGAAGAGCAGCATGCCGCCAAGTTCGCCGATTACCTGATCTCTAGAGGTCAGAGGCCTGTTCTCGACACCGTTGAACCACCTCGTCAGCAATGGCCTGATGTCGAACAGGTGATGGCCAATGTCTTCCGCTTGGAAGCTGATGTAACCGCCTCAGTACTCCAGCTCTATAGCACCGCTGAGCAGGATCTCGACAGGCGCACCTCCGTCTTCCTTGATCCCATCGTTGATGATCAGCGCCTCTCTGAGCACGAAGCCGCTTACCTGCTCGGACGCGTCAAGTTCGCAGCAAACAACCCAGCCGCCGTCATGATCATCGACGCCGAGCTCAGGGAAGGTGACGCCAAGCCCGCCAAGCTCGAAGGCTGA
- a CDS encoding DUF1651 domain-containing protein, whose protein sequence is MLDQCLNPFEPFNKPGGEGWLVNGDQQLLVQFKTDSSMTPGQWVELRTYTWVRPQPPVPQSRQKLSNQIASETWRHMVQVGWRRCAPPVR, encoded by the coding sequence ATGTTGGACCAATGCTTAAATCCGTTTGAACCATTCAACAAGCCTGGTGGAGAAGGCTGGCTCGTAAATGGTGACCAACAACTGCTTGTGCAGTTCAAGACCGACTCGTCAATGACTCCTGGGCAGTGGGTGGAGTTGAGGACATACACATGGGTTCGTCCACAACCACCAGTCCCTCAATCAAGGCAAAAGTTATCGAACCAGATCGCCAGTGAGACCTGGAGGCATATGGTTCAGGTCGGCTGGCGTCGATGCGCACCGCCAGTTCGCTAA
- a CDS encoding YnfA family protein, whose amino-acid sequence MSWTPQAIALSVLLFVAAGFLEVGGGWLVWQSVREGKNWAYAAFGVMALISYGFVPCLQPTSDFGRIYAIYGGYFIVLAFLWARQFDGYLPDLGDVIGVGIALLGVFVITLWPR is encoded by the coding sequence TTGTCTTGGACCCCACAAGCGATTGCGTTATCTGTACTCCTGTTTGTTGCTGCGGGGTTTTTGGAAGTCGGTGGAGGTTGGCTCGTTTGGCAAAGTGTCAGGGAAGGGAAAAATTGGGCTTATGCCGCGTTTGGAGTGATGGCATTGATTAGCTATGGATTTGTGCCTTGTTTGCAGCCCACTTCCGACTTCGGTAGGATTTATGCAATCTATGGTGGATATTTTATCGTTCTAGCATTTCTCTGGGCCAGGCAATTTGATGGCTACTTGCCGGATCTTGGTGATGTAATAGGTGTGGGGATTGCACTTCTTGGTGTTTTTGTGATTACGCTGTGGCCTCGTTAA
- a CDS encoding chlorophyll a/b-binding protein: MANQQADSKSAMEETFGMQTWVDGETWNGRLAMLGFVVAIVIEVAAGQSLLPKVW, encoded by the coding sequence ATGGCCAATCAACAAGCGGATAGCAAAAGCGCAATGGAAGAGACCTTCGGCATGCAGACCTGGGTTGATGGAGAAACCTGGAATGGTCGATTGGCGATGCTTGGCTTTGTTGTAGCAATCGTGATCGAAGTAGCGGCCGGTCAGTCACTTCTGCCAAAAGTCTGGTGA